In the Pirellulales bacterium genome, one interval contains:
- a CDS encoding FeoA family protein, producing the protein MNDTLCDLVPLCQLGAGATAIVAAVLGCADHVHRLNEMGLRNGAPIEMVQPGSPCILRLGCQKLGFRADELLSVLVKPGAAV; encoded by the coding sequence GTGAACGACACGCTTTGCGATCTTGTGCCGCTTTGCCAACTTGGCGCCGGAGCCACCGCCATCGTCGCCGCCGTGCTGGGCTGTGCCGATCACGTGCATCGCTTGAACGAAATGGGATTGCGCAATGGCGCACCGATCGAGATGGTCCAGCCGGGTAGCCCCTGCATCCTGAGACTCGGTTGCCAGAAGCTCGGTTTTCGGGCCGACGAACTGCTCAGCGTGCTGGTCAAGCCGGGGGCCGCCGTGTGA
- a CDS encoding ferrous iron transport protein A, producing MTPLAKLAVGKRARVIQIAGGDDVSMRLLEMGLTPGVEVLVVGQAPLGDPLELEVRGYRLSVRKSEAARVEVEPL from the coding sequence GTGACCCCGCTGGCAAAACTCGCCGTGGGCAAGCGGGCGCGCGTCATTCAGATCGCCGGTGGCGACGACGTGAGCATGCGGTTGCTGGAAATGGGTCTCACGCCGGGCGTCGAGGTGTTGGTGGTCGGGCAAGCCCCGCTGGGCGATCCGCTCGAACTCGAAGTGCGGGGCTACCGCCTCAGTGTTCGCAAAAGCGAGGCAGCACGCGTCGAAGTCGAGCCGCTCTAA